The Sulfurimonas aquatica genomic sequence AGTTATTCACATATCTTTAACCCTAATTTATGCAATATGTTTGTACTATTCACATATATATTAATTAACAAGGTTTTATGTGAATATAGGTCAAAAAGTTTTAGAATCATTAAAAGAAGAGATCAGTGAATTAGAATACAAAAGATATATCAAGCATCTGCACTATGATGAAAAAAAATCTACTTCTGATTTAGCAATATTTTATGCACCCAATGCGCTTGTAGTAAACTGGATAAAAAATAAATACACAGAAAAAATTTCTCACCTATTTGAGGTTAAGTCAGATTTAAAAGTAAAAGTACAAATAACGCTAAAAAATAAAATTGAAAAAAAATCTTCTAAAAAAAGCATTGAAGTAAAAAAAGGAAGCACTCTTTTAAATCCATCTCATTCGTTTAACAACTTTATGGTTGGTGGCTCCAACCAGTTTGCTTATGCTGCTGTAAAGAGTGTAAGTGAAAGTGCTGGGAAGATTTATAACCCACTTTTTATCTATGGTGGTGTTGGACTTGGAAAAACTCACCTTATGCAGGCTGCAGGAAATGTCTTTTTGCAAGAAGGCAAAATAGTTATATATACTTCAGTAGAGCAATTTTTAAATGATTTTACACGCAGTATTAGAAATAATACCATGGAGCGTTTTCGTGAAAAATATCGTAAATGCGATGTTCTATTAATAGATGATATTCAGTTTTTAAGTAATAAAGAGGGTATTCAAGAGGAATTTTTTCATACCTTCGAAGCACTTAAAGGTGATGGAAAACAGATTATATTTACAGCAGATAAACATCCAAAAAAGATAGCAGGACTTGAAGCACGTCTTCAAAGTCGTTTTGAATGGGGGCTTGTTGCTGATATTCAACCACCTGAGCTTGAGACAAAAATAGCCATTATAGAAAAAAAATGTGAAATCAATAAAGTAAAACTCTCAAAAGAGATTGTTAATTATATTGCAACTGTTATAGAGAGTAATGTGCGTGAGATAGAAGGCATTCTTTCAAAACTACATGCCTATTCACAACTTATGAATATAGATATAGATTTAGAGTTTACTAAAAACGTTTTAAAAGATCAACTCCATGAAAAACGAACAAATCTTTCAATGGACACTATTACAGAACTCGTAGCAAAAGACTTAAATATAAAACCAAGTGAAATCCGCTCTAAAGGGCGTAGCAAAAACATAGTTTACGCTAGAAGAGTTTCCATCTATATATGTAGAGAACTAACACAAAACACAATGCCACAACTTGCTAAGTACTTTGGTATGAAAGATCATACTGCAATTAGTCATACTATTAAAAAAATAAATGATTTAATACAAGATGATGAAGATTTTAAAGTAAAAATAGAAGAACTAAGTAACAAAATAACATCCCTCTCTTAAACTTTATACCTGAAATCTATTAAAAAAAGATATAATTCTAAAAGTGAATAAGCGTGAATGAAACTCTAAGCATTCATCACGCTGTAAATGTACAAGTAGTAGGGCTTTGAATATCCTTTTCACGTATTCACTACCCCCTACTACTACATACTAAAATTATAATAATTATATAGGGAATTTCATATGATAATAACTATTTCTAAATCAATTATAGAAAATATACTCATTCATGCAGGACCTTTTTTAGAAAAAAAAGATACTTCACAAATAACTTCACATATTTATATAAATGCTTCAAATTCAACTCTAACTATAAAAGCTACTGACTATGAAATAGGATTTTTAGTTACAACACAAAATGTAAATATAGAAAAAGAGGGTAGCATTACCGCTAATGGTAAAAAGTTTTTAGATATTGTTAGAATACTTAAAGATGGTAATATAAACTTAGAAGTAAAAAATGATATGCTTCATATCTCTCAAGCTCATTCAAACTTTAAATTACCTACATTCTCATTTAATGACTTTCCAGAATTCCCTTCTTATGAAGGTAAAGCACGAATATCAATAGAATCACATACTCTAATAGAATCTCTTAAGAAAATAACGCCAGCCATAGATACAAATAACCCTAAATTTGAATTAAATGGCGCATTAATAGATATAAAAACTGATAGTATTAATTTTGCATCTACAGATACAAGAAGATTAGCAATTGTAACTATCAATAATGAAAGTGAAAATGAACTCTCAATAATCATTCCTAAAAAAGCAATAATTGAAATACAAAAACTCTTTTTTGATAATATTGAACTTTATTATGATGATACAAATTTAATTATACATTCAGAACAATATACTTTTTTTACAAAACTAATAAATGGAAAGTTTCCTGAATATTCAAGAATTATTCCTAAAGAGATTAAAAATTCACTAATTCTGCCAAAAGCTTTAATGATAGACTCTATAAAACAGATAACTACTATTTCTACAGACGTTAAAATTACGTTTTTAAATGAGTTGATCACATTTGAGAGTTTAAGTGATGATAACATTGAAGCAAAAACAGAAATAAGCCACTCCACAGGTTTTAATGAGCCTTTTTCAATTGCTATAAACTCAAAATATTTATTAGATTTTTTAAACTCTATAAACTCTTCAGAATTTAATATCGGACTAAATGAAGGTAATTTACCTTTTATATTAAACGATGAAAACTTCAAAACAGTTGTAATGCCTATCGTTATTTAATTAACGATAGCTTACAAAATCCCCTATAAAACAAACTTTTAGATTAATTTAGATAAAATAACTTCAATTATGCCAATTAAGGCTACTTACGGAGATGTTAATGGAAAATTATGGTGCTAGTAATATTAAAGTTCTTAAAGGACTTGAAGCTGTAAGAAAACGCCCTGGTATGTATATTGGTGATACAGGTCACCGTGGATTACACCACCTTGTATATGAGGTTATAGATAACTCAATAGATGAAGCTATGGCTGGTCATTGTGATACTATCAATGTAACGCTTACAAAAAATGGCACGTGTAAAGTTTCTGATAATGGTCGTGGTATACCAACGGATATGCACCCAACGGAAGGTATGAGTGCCGCTACAGTTGTTTTAACTGTACTTCATGCAGGTGGAAAGTTCGATAAAGATACTTATAAAGTCTCTGGTGGTCTTCATGGTGTTGGTGTTTCTGTTGTAAATGCACTCTCATCTGATCTTAAAATGACTATTCATAGAGAAAAAGAGATATTTGAGCAAGACTTTAAAAAAGGTATACCTCAAGAACCTCTAGCTGTAATAGGTAATACTCGTAAAACTGGAACAACTATAGAATTCTCTCCAGATCCTAGTATATTTACTGAAACAGTAAATTTTGAATTTGATTATTTAGCTCGCCGTTTTAAAGAGTTAGCATACTTAAATCCATTTATTAGCATCGTTTTTAAAGATGAGAGAACAGATGTAACAGAAACATATCACTTCGAAGGTGGTATAGAGCAATATGTACAAGACTTAAATAAAAAAACACTTGTTGCACAGGCTTATTCATTTAGTGGAAAAATTGAAGATATTGAGTTTGATGTTGCTCTTATGTACAATGATTCATATGAAGAAAAGGTTGCGTCATTTGTTAATAACATTCGTACGCCAAATGGTGGTACGCATGAAGCTGGATTTCGCGCAGCGTTAACGCGTGTAATTTCTACATATAACACAAATAATTCTTCAGCAAAAGAAAAAGACGTAAAAATTTCTGGTGATGATACAGGTGAAGGGCTTATTGCAATAGTATCTGCTCGTGTTCCCGAGCCTCAGTTTGAAGGTCAAACAAAAGGAAAACTTGGAAATACTTATGTAAAACCACTTATTCAAAAATCAACTTATGAAATTCTTTCAAAGTATTTTGAAGAAAATCCTATTGAAGCAAAAGCTATAGTTTCTAAAGCACTAATGGCTGCTCGTGGGCGTGAAGCTGCTAAAAAAGCTCGTGAATTAACTCGTAGAAAAGATTCTATGAGCGTTGGAACGCTTCCTGGTAAATTAGCAGATTGTCAAAGTAAAGACGCATCTATCTGTGAACTTTATTTAGTGGAAGGGGATTCTGCAGGTGGTTCGGCAAAAATGGGTAGAGATCGTGTTTTCCAAGCGATATTGCCATTAAAAGGTAAGATTTTAAATGTTGAAAAAGCTAGACTAGAGAAAATTTTAAAATCTGATGAAATTACAAATATGATTACAGCTATGGGCTGTGGAATTGGTGAAGAGTATAATGAAGAGAAGCTACGTTATCACAAGCTTGTAATCATGACGGATGCGGATGTAGATGGTTCTCACATTCAAACGCTACTTTTAACATTCTTCTTTAGACATTTCCGTGATGTAGTTGAAAAAGGATACTTATATCTTGCTCAACCACCTCTTTTTAGATATAAAAAAGGTAAAAAAGAGATTTATTTTAAAGACCAACGCGAAATGAACGACTTTTTAATTGGCAATGGTATTGAATCTTTAGAGAATCAAACATTGGGTCATAACGACCTTGTATCTTACTTTAAAATGGTTGATCATTATGCTGGTTCACTTGAAGCGCTTGACAGAAGATACGCACTTGTAAACCTTATCCGCCACTTCGTAGAAAATCCAGACTTGATTAGTCTTGGTGCAAAAGATTTATATGTTAAAGTTGAAGAATTTTTAAATAGTATCGAAAATAACGTACTAACTAAGACAATCAATGAAGAGGCAAATGAGATTCATATTTTTGTTCAAACAAAAGGTGGAATGGAAGAGCTTCTTATTAATGATGATCTTTTCAGTGCTCCTCACTTTACAGAAGCTAATTATGTATTTAAAAAGATTCAAGAGTGGGAACTAACATTTGAAGAAGATATTTTAGTAGAGCTTGAAAATATTAAAGATTATGCGAAAAAAGGTGCTTATATTCAGCGTTACAAAGGTCTTGGTGAGATGAATCCTGATCAACTTTGGGAAACAACAATGACTCCTGAAAATCGTGTATTACTCCAAGTAACTATAGAAGATGCTGAAGTTGCATCTGATGCATTTACTCTCTTTATGGGAGATGAAGTTGAACCTCGTCGTAACTATATAGAGACTCATGCTAAAGATGTTAAACACCTGGATGTTTAACAGCTATTAATGCTATTACCACAAACTAAAGAGAGGGAGTACCGTTTTAGACTAGCTCTAAGAATGGGACTTCCTATCTTTGCTCTCATTATTGCCCTTGTATCTCACACTCTTGTAGGTAACTATGATACTCTAGAAAGCTCGTTCTATGTTGAATCTATTCTGCTTCTTGTCTTTAGCATCTATTTTATTTTATTTCTTATATATCGTGGTTATGATGTAAAAATAACAGATGATGTGACTAAAACTTTTACACGTGAATATCTTTATAAACATATTAAAAAAAAGCTAAAACTTCAGGGTGATTACACATTAATACTTGTAAGTATTGATAACTTAAATGATATAAATAGGCTTTATGGAATCAACAATGGAGATAAGGTTTTAGAAGAGATATCTCTTTGGATAGCTAATTATCTCAAAAGCCAAAAAATTGAAAACTTCCCTCTTGGACATATTAAAGGGGGAGATTTTATTTTAGGACTAGAGGGACTTAAAAGTGAGTTTACAACTATTTTAGACCTTATGTGTTTAAAATCTAGTGAGTTAAAAGTAGAAAATATAGAGATAAAAATCTCTGGCTCAATCATAGATACTGAGTACTCTAGAGATTTAAACTATTTGGTTGAAAATCTTTTTATATCCCAAGAAGAGAATAGAAACTCAAAAAATACTCAAGCATATGAGCATATAAATCCAAATGAATTAGAACTACTTGTGATTGATGCACTTAAAAATAGAAGCCTTACTATTATGAAACAAGATGTTTTTAAAAATAAGTCTGTAGCTTTTTCAGAGTGTTTTATAAAGCTAAAGGCCAAAAACTCAAAGCTTTTATATCCAAAGAGTTATCTAAAAGTTATAAATAAACTAGGTTTAAATATAGAATATGATTTGATGATATTAGAGCAAGTTTTACTTTTTGCTAGGCATTCACAGACTCCCTATGCTCTTTCGATCTCTCCAACATCATTAAGAAATGAAAAATTTATTGCTAAAACGAAAGAGCTTTTAGAAGAGTCCTATCAAAAAGTTATTTTTATTTTAAGTGAGCAAGAGTATTGTTCACATATTAGTAGATATAATAGCATTCTAAAATCTCTTCAAAAAAGTGGAGTTTTAATTGCTATTGATAGATTAGGAGCAATTCATACAAGTTTTTTATATTTAAGGGAGCTTGATGTTGATATAGTTAGATTTGATAGTTATTACTCAAGTAAAGAGAAATTAAAAGAGAATGAAAATATTATTGATGGCTTTAACCTGATGGCACATGAAAAAGGGATAAAGAGCTGGATAAAAAATATAGAAGAAGATGAAAGTTTTGAACTTGTAAATAAAATGAATATAGACTATAAGCAAGGAAAATATCTCTCATCTTTACAAGAAATTTATGCAAGTTAATAGGAGAATTATAAATGAAGTATGGTGAAAAAATAGTAAATGAGTTTGATGTAGAAAAAGATTTAGAGATATGGCCCAATGAGCATAAACGCGACTATCTAATAAAGATGACTCTACCAGAATTTTCTTGTCTTTGTCCTAGAAGTGGATATCCAGATTTTGCTACTATATATTTAGAGTATACACCTGATGAGTGGGTAGTTGAACTAAAGGCTATAAAACTTTATATAAACTCTTTTCGTAATAAACATGTATCTCATGAGAACTCTGCAAATGAGATTTATGAGCTTTTAGAGAGAAAGCTAAAACCAAAGTACATGAAAGTTGTAGCTGATTACAACCCAAGAGGAAATGTTCATACTGTTATAGAGATCGATAGTTCAAAAATGAGCTCATAAGGAGCAGGTATGTTTGGTAAAATATTATCCAAAAAGAAAAAAGAAGAGGCTAATCCAGTTAGAGAGAAAGTCTCAAAAATGACTATAACAGAGATGAAATCGTATGTTAGAGCACCTGATGTAGAAGAAGAAGATATCTATGAGGTTATGCGAAAATTGACTTTAGAAGATAAGAGTACGAAGCAGCTATACATTAAAAGTGATGACATGGATTCTAAAAAGAAAAAAGCTTTTGATCTTGTCTTACAGATATCTGGTAATGCTAAAGTTTCAGTCGACTCAATAGAGTTGACACAAAAGTTTTTAGAAGTCTATGCAGATATTCTAAAAGATTATGACACAAAACATAAGGATATCTATATATCAAGAATAACAGACTCTATTGATGTCTCTTTAGGAATATTAGAGACACTTACTCAATTAAAGTCAAAAATGGATCTTTTAAAGCAGTAAATCTAACTCTTTTTTTAACCAAGCTTTAGCCTCTTTATAGATGATAAACTTACCTTTTATTTGGGCATCATAGGCAAGAGCTAGGATTTGAGAAAACTTTATAGATGGCTTTAATCCAAGTTCAAGTAAATCTCTCCCTTTTAATAAAGGCTCCGCTTCTTTATTTAAAACACCAAGCTTAGATGCTTTTTCATATATCTCTTTAGACTTTTTTCTGTTTTTACTTAACTCGATAGCCTGTTGAAAGATTAAAAAAAGTTCTATATCTACTTTAGTTGCTAAAAGATAGATATCGTAATCTGTTTTTTGTTCATCAAGAGAGATGTTTTTATGTTTTAGCAAAGGAAATACTGACTCAAACAGTTTTACCTCATTTGTTAATCTTGATAAAAATATTTTTGAATCTCTCTCATTAAAGTAATAGCA encodes the following:
- the dnaA gene encoding chromosomal replication initiator protein DnaA, which encodes MNIGQKVLESLKEEISELEYKRYIKHLHYDEKKSTSDLAIFYAPNALVVNWIKNKYTEKISHLFEVKSDLKVKVQITLKNKIEKKSSKKSIEVKKGSTLLNPSHSFNNFMVGGSNQFAYAAVKSVSESAGKIYNPLFIYGGVGLGKTHLMQAAGNVFLQEGKIVIYTSVEQFLNDFTRSIRNNTMERFREKYRKCDVLLIDDIQFLSNKEGIQEEFFHTFEALKGDGKQIIFTADKHPKKIAGLEARLQSRFEWGLVADIQPPELETKIAIIEKKCEINKVKLSKEIVNYIATVIESNVREIEGILSKLHAYSQLMNIDIDLEFTKNVLKDQLHEKRTNLSMDTITELVAKDLNIKPSEIRSKGRSKNIVYARRVSIYICRELTQNTMPQLAKYFGMKDHTAISHTIKKINDLIQDDEDFKVKIEELSNKITSLS
- the dnaN gene encoding DNA polymerase III subunit beta — its product is MIITISKSIIENILIHAGPFLEKKDTSQITSHIYINASNSTLTIKATDYEIGFLVTTQNVNIEKEGSITANGKKFLDIVRILKDGNINLEVKNDMLHISQAHSNFKLPTFSFNDFPEFPSYEGKARISIESHTLIESLKKITPAIDTNNPKFELNGALIDIKTDSINFASTDTRRLAIVTINNESENELSIIIPKKAIIEIQKLFFDNIELYYDDTNLIIHSEQYTFFTKLINGKFPEYSRIIPKEIKNSLILPKALMIDSIKQITTISTDVKITFLNELITFESLSDDNIEAKTEISHSTGFNEPFSIAINSKYLLDFLNSINSSEFNIGLNEGNLPFILNDENFKTVVMPIVI
- the gyrB gene encoding DNA topoisomerase (ATP-hydrolyzing) subunit B yields the protein MENYGASNIKVLKGLEAVRKRPGMYIGDTGHRGLHHLVYEVIDNSIDEAMAGHCDTINVTLTKNGTCKVSDNGRGIPTDMHPTEGMSAATVVLTVLHAGGKFDKDTYKVSGGLHGVGVSVVNALSSDLKMTIHREKEIFEQDFKKGIPQEPLAVIGNTRKTGTTIEFSPDPSIFTETVNFEFDYLARRFKELAYLNPFISIVFKDERTDVTETYHFEGGIEQYVQDLNKKTLVAQAYSFSGKIEDIEFDVALMYNDSYEEKVASFVNNIRTPNGGTHEAGFRAALTRVISTYNTNNSSAKEKDVKISGDDTGEGLIAIVSARVPEPQFEGQTKGKLGNTYVKPLIQKSTYEILSKYFEENPIEAKAIVSKALMAARGREAAKKARELTRRKDSMSVGTLPGKLADCQSKDASICELYLVEGDSAGGSAKMGRDRVFQAILPLKGKILNVEKARLEKILKSDEITNMITAMGCGIGEEYNEEKLRYHKLVIMTDADVDGSHIQTLLLTFFFRHFRDVVEKGYLYLAQPPLFRYKKGKKEIYFKDQREMNDFLIGNGIESLENQTLGHNDLVSYFKMVDHYAGSLEALDRRYALVNLIRHFVENPDLISLGAKDLYVKVEEFLNSIENNVLTKTINEEANEIHIFVQTKGGMEELLINDDLFSAPHFTEANYVFKKIQEWELTFEEDILVELENIKDYAKKGAYIQRYKGLGEMNPDQLWETTMTPENRVLLQVTIEDAEVASDAFTLFMGDEVEPRRNYIETHAKDVKHLDV
- a CDS encoding EAL domain-containing protein, with the protein product MLLPQTKEREYRFRLALRMGLPIFALIIALVSHTLVGNYDTLESSFYVESILLLVFSIYFILFLIYRGYDVKITDDVTKTFTREYLYKHIKKKLKLQGDYTLILVSIDNLNDINRLYGINNGDKVLEEISLWIANYLKSQKIENFPLGHIKGGDFILGLEGLKSEFTTILDLMCLKSSELKVENIEIKISGSIIDTEYSRDLNYLVENLFISQEENRNSKNTQAYEHINPNELELLVIDALKNRSLTIMKQDVFKNKSVAFSECFIKLKAKNSKLLYPKSYLKVINKLGLNIEYDLMILEQVLLFARHSQTPYALSISPTSLRNEKFIAKTKELLEESYQKVIFILSEQEYCSHISRYNSILKSLQKSGVLIAIDRLGAIHTSFLYLRELDVDIVRFDSYYSSKEKLKENENIIDGFNLMAHEKGIKSWIKNIEEDESFELVNKMNIDYKQGKYLSSLQEIYAS
- the queF gene encoding preQ(1) synthase; translation: MKYGEKIVNEFDVEKDLEIWPNEHKRDYLIKMTLPEFSCLCPRSGYPDFATIYLEYTPDEWVVELKAIKLYINSFRNKHVSHENSANEIYELLERKLKPKYMKVVADYNPRGNVHTVIEIDSSKMSS